DNA from Lentilitoribacter sp. Alg239-R112:
GCAAAGGCACTGGCGTCCAAAGCTGACCTATGGCCAAACAATAAAGCACCGATGACAATTATAGATTTGGATGATTTTATTCTGTGGGCAGCCATAGGCATCGTCGCGGGCGGCCGCATCGGCTACATTTTATTCTATGATCTATCGGCTGTCATGCGATCACCTACCAGAGCCTTTCAGGTCTGGAATGGCGGGATGTCTTTCCATGGCGGGTTACTGGGAACACTGGCAGCTATGATTTTGTTCGCAAAGTTGCGAAAAATAAACATGTGGCACCTGTTTGATGTCGTATGTGCGGCAGCACCGATAGGAATTTTCTTCGGGCGTATATCAAATTTTATCAATGGTGAATTATGGGGCAGATTGTCTGGCGTACCTTGGGCATTTGTATTTCCTGATGGTGGTCCCTTCGCACGCCACCCCTCCCAACTTTATGAAGCGATTTTAGAAGGCATCATATTGTTTGTGGTATTGGCCATACTAGCATGGAATATGAAAATGCTCCGTAAACCTGG
Protein-coding regions in this window:
- the lgt gene encoding prolipoprotein diacylglyceryl transferase: MQLFSILTFPDIDPIIFSIGPFDVRWYGLAYVCGILLGWIYAKALASKADLWPNNKAPMTIIDLDDFILWAAIGIVAGGRIGYILFYDLSAVMRSPTRAFQVWNGGMSFHGGLLGTLAAMILFAKLRKINMWHLFDVVCAAAPIGIFFGRISNFINGELWGRLSGVPWAFVFPDGGPFARHPSQLYEAILEGIILFVVLAILAWNMKMLRKPGFIAGTFLALYACSRIFVEFFREPDAHIGFLLGQWLTMGMLLSLPLLAVGMWSMITASKRAKFIE